One genomic window of Corynebacterium sp. sy039 includes the following:
- a CDS encoding N-acetylmuramoyl-L-alanine amidase: MSALIVKPLSAAVITTTVVATGLVAAGGTSILRTDGDAIAPIDPTLATDSLASGENVVIDDPAIATQGTGEAARTVKQFNRADEFSQFALTWTGEKDIAAFVRSQRNDGSWTSWFKAEPADNAVDTPGAKHGTDLVYVEPTHTVQVSLAGVDLLSPANTDPAAPASAAAKAADFDVVFIDGGESTTPTGGINLTADSDGMPRVISRAGWGADESLRCQQPTYNDGVSAVTIHHTAGSNDYTEAQAPGIVRGVYKYHAQTLGWCDIGYQSLADKYGNLYEGRFGGLNKAVEGAHAGGFNENTWAISMLGNYDIAETTPQMIKAVGELAGWRAKVAGFDPTGSDTHYSEGSSYTSYAYGTPVTLPNIFAHRDVGLTSCPGEYGYAQMDNIRRIAKEKYDSLIAGANPPAPAPAPAPAPAPAPAPAPAENSTTAAPATTSTAAPVTPAAAATPAALVPAAIQTTSAKTEAATTTEPTVVPSPIAPVTHTATTAITTTATATTTAIETETATETTTATATKTLTTQAVAEPETHASTTNAAEPTSAVSVEKQTQEQKSAPEHEKIAQAGLSEIEDTTEAPKRQSSGIRLSDLRALLNNIASFFNDLRLTLGYAHTGSATSSPLGKPRSGVNTYTDSQGQPVRYVLFDNGILVDSQITGVQALWGRIADAWANQGLSLGALGLPISQEYPAGGLIRADFQHGYITFDPATGQIQVINY; encoded by the coding sequence TTGAGCGCGCTTATTGTTAAGCCACTCAGCGCGGCTGTCATAACGACCACTGTGGTTGCCACAGGTCTTGTCGCAGCCGGCGGTACCTCCATCCTGCGTACCGACGGCGATGCCATCGCCCCCATCGACCCCACCCTTGCCACTGACTCTCTTGCCTCCGGCGAAAACGTCGTCATTGACGATCCAGCAATCGCCACCCAAGGCACAGGCGAGGCAGCACGCACGGTAAAGCAATTCAACCGTGCTGATGAGTTCTCTCAATTCGCCCTGACCTGGACCGGCGAAAAAGACATAGCCGCCTTTGTGCGTAGTCAACGCAACGACGGTTCGTGGACCTCCTGGTTTAAGGCAGAACCTGCGGATAACGCCGTAGACACCCCAGGTGCAAAGCACGGTACCGACCTGGTTTATGTGGAACCCACTCATACCGTGCAAGTTTCTCTGGCAGGCGTCGATCTGCTCAGCCCAGCTAACACTGATCCTGCTGCACCTGCCTCCGCCGCAGCCAAAGCAGCAGATTTCGACGTAGTGTTCATTGACGGTGGCGAATCCACCACTCCAACTGGTGGCATCAATCTCACCGCAGACTCCGACGGAATGCCACGCGTTATCTCCCGCGCGGGTTGGGGAGCTGATGAGTCGTTACGCTGCCAACAACCTACCTACAACGATGGTGTTTCCGCAGTAACCATCCACCACACAGCTGGTTCCAATGACTACACCGAAGCACAAGCACCTGGTATCGTCCGCGGTGTCTACAAGTACCACGCTCAAACCCTCGGCTGGTGCGATATTGGTTACCAATCCCTTGCTGACAAATACGGCAACCTCTACGAAGGACGTTTCGGCGGTCTGAATAAAGCTGTTGAGGGCGCTCACGCAGGCGGATTCAACGAAAATACCTGGGCAATTTCCATGCTTGGCAACTACGATATTGCAGAAACCACCCCGCAGATGATTAAAGCCGTCGGAGAGCTTGCTGGTTGGCGCGCAAAGGTAGCTGGCTTTGATCCAACTGGTTCCGACACTCACTATTCAGAGGGATCCTCGTACACCAGCTATGCCTATGGCACCCCAGTTACTTTGCCTAATATCTTCGCGCACCGCGACGTTGGTCTAACCTCGTGCCCTGGTGAATATGGTTATGCGCAAATGGATAATATCCGCAGAATTGCCAAAGAAAAATATGATTCTTTGATTGCAGGCGCTAACCCACCTGCACCTGCACCTGCACCTGCACCTGCACCTGCACCTGCACCTGCACCTGCACCTGCGGAGAATAGCACGACAGCAGCACCAGCAACTACTAGCACTGCCGCACCAGTTACCCCTGCGGCGGCAGCAACACCAGCTGCGCTCGTTCCTGCGGCAATCCAAACCACAAGTGCCAAAACCGAAGCAGCAACGACAACTGAACCAACTGTAGTCCCTAGCCCTATTGCCCCAGTGACTCATACCGCTACTACTGCAATAACCACCACTGCTACGGCAACTACTACAGCTATCGAAACAGAGACTGCCACCGAGACAACAACAGCAACAGCAACAAAAACGCTGACCACCCAGGCTGTCGCAGAGCCAGAAACTCATGCGAGCACCACAAACGCTGCTGAACCAACATCTGCGGTGAGCGTCGAAAAGCAGACGCAAGAGCAAAAATCAGCGCCCGAGCATGAGAAAATTGCCCAGGCAGGACTCAGCGAAATCGAGGACACCACCGAGGCTCCTAAGCGACAATCCTCCGGAATCCGCTTGTCTGATTTGCGCGCACTGCTCAATAATATCGCCTCATTCTTCAATGACCTGCGACTCACCCTTGGTTACGCTCACACTGGTTCTGCAACCAGCTCACCGCTGGGCAAACCACGTTCTGGTGTGAATACTTATACTGATTCACAAGGCCAACCCGTGCGCTATGTGCTTTTCGACAATGGAATTCTGGTTGATTCTCAAATCACTGGCGTACAAGCACTGTGGGGTCGCATTGCCGACGCATGGGCTAACCAAGGACTTAGCCTTGGGGCACTCGGCTTGCCGATTAGCCAAGAATACCCAGCTGGCGGGCTTATTCGTGCTGATTTTCAACATGGATACATCACTTTCGACCCAGCCACAGGGCAGATCCAAGTGATTAATTACTAG
- a CDS encoding HAD family hydrolase translates to MVDFGAAPRFIVSDIDGTFLGENARVAPRTRAVVERATSQGTHFALATGRPHRWLLEVVEQLSQKPLCVLSNGAVIYDSAHDHIVHAHELTPEAMSHVYSIATEVFTPLGGINIACERAGQSAYDPVDSLFISDHRYSDLIGKEGFGIAAPDEVIARPAVKMLLLNPELKAADMYAALAPHIDSTRVHMTYSMDKGLLEFTAPGVTKATGVRYLAQQYGVAQHEIIAFGDMPNDIEMLSWVGHGVAMGNARPEVKEVAQEIAPPHTDDGVAQVLERWF, encoded by the coding sequence ATGGTCGATTTTGGTGCAGCTCCTCGGTTTATTGTCAGTGATATTGATGGCACTTTTTTGGGGGAAAATGCTCGAGTTGCACCACGCACTCGTGCAGTCGTCGAACGCGCCACCTCGCAGGGCACGCATTTTGCATTAGCGACGGGCAGACCGCATAGGTGGCTATTGGAGGTCGTCGAGCAGCTTAGCCAGAAACCATTATGCGTGCTTTCCAATGGTGCAGTTATTTATGACAGTGCTCATGACCATATAGTGCACGCGCATGAACTAACCCCTGAGGCAATGAGCCATGTATATAGCATCGCTACAGAGGTCTTTACCCCATTGGGCGGGATCAATATAGCCTGTGAGCGGGCAGGACAATCGGCTTATGATCCCGTTGATAGCTTGTTCATTTCCGATCATCGCTACAGTGACCTCATTGGCAAAGAGGGGTTTGGGATAGCTGCTCCTGACGAGGTTATCGCGCGCCCAGCAGTAAAAATGCTCCTGCTGAATCCTGAGCTGAAAGCAGCAGATATGTACGCTGCTCTTGCCCCACATATTGATAGCACCCGCGTGCATATGACCTATTCGATGGACAAGGGATTACTGGAGTTCACTGCACCAGGGGTCACCAAGGCTACCGGGGTGCGCTATCTTGCCCAGCAGTATGGGGTAGCACAGCATGAAATCATTGCCTTTGGCGATATGCCTAATGACATCGAAATGCTTTCCTGGGTTGGGCATGGCGTGGCAATGGGTAATGCCCGCCCAGAGGTGAAAGAGGTTGCGCAAGAAATAGCACCACCCCATACGGACGACGGAGTGGCGCAGGTACTAGAGCGCTGGTTCTAG
- the glpK gene encoding glycerol kinase GlpK: MTKYVGAIDQGTTSTRFIIFDHDGNQVSVGQYEHEQIFPQKGWVEHDPKEIWDNTRRAVGSALADGDVSPSDLVAIGITNQRETTVVWDKNTGEPVYNAIVWQDTRTTQICKELIGDKDPDKWRRKTGLLINSYPSGPKIKWILDNVPGARERAEAGDLLFGTTDTWLLWNLTGGAEGDNGHEALHATDVTNASRTLLMDIETLQWDTELCAAMGIPMSMLPEIRPSVGDFHQVRERGSLSGVPIKAILGDQQSAMFGQGCFRPGDAKNTYGTGLFLLLNTGTTPKWSDNGLLTTVCYQIEGQKPVYALEGSVSMGGSLVQWLRDNLQLIPNSAAVENLARSVEDNGGVYIVPAFSGLFAPYWRPDARGVIVGLTRFANRNHIARAVLEATAYQTRDVADAMVADSGVAITDLRVDGGMTYNELLMQFQADVLGVNVHRPKNVETTATGAAFAAGLAAGFWENLEVLGSQKGEPTIWKPKMEKEKVEELYREWKRAIKRSLDWEDTVEDDVI; the protein is encoded by the coding sequence ATGACTAAATATGTTGGTGCGATTGACCAAGGCACTACCTCTACTCGCTTTATCATCTTTGACCACGACGGCAATCAAGTCTCAGTGGGGCAATACGAACACGAGCAGATCTTTCCGCAAAAAGGCTGGGTAGAGCATGACCCGAAAGAGATCTGGGATAACACTCGTCGCGCAGTAGGCAGCGCCCTTGCCGACGGCGATGTTTCTCCTTCTGACCTGGTTGCCATTGGTATTACCAATCAGCGTGAAACCACGGTCGTATGGGATAAAAACACTGGTGAGCCAGTGTATAACGCGATCGTGTGGCAGGACACGCGTACCACGCAGATTTGTAAAGAACTTATTGGCGACAAAGACCCTGACAAGTGGCGTCGCAAAACTGGGTTGCTGATTAATTCATACCCATCAGGTCCAAAAATCAAATGGATTCTCGACAACGTACCTGGTGCCCGCGAACGCGCCGAGGCAGGAGATCTGCTCTTTGGCACCACTGATACGTGGCTGCTGTGGAACCTCACCGGTGGTGCTGAAGGCGATAATGGTCATGAAGCACTCCACGCTACCGACGTAACGAATGCCTCACGTACCCTCTTGATGGATATTGAGACGCTGCAATGGGATACCGAACTATGTGCGGCTATGGGTATTCCTATGTCAATGTTGCCGGAAATTCGCCCGTCGGTAGGCGATTTCCACCAAGTTCGGGAACGTGGTTCACTCAGCGGCGTGCCGATTAAGGCAATTTTGGGCGACCAGCAGTCGGCAATGTTCGGTCAAGGTTGTTTCCGCCCAGGCGATGCCAAGAATACCTATGGTACTGGCCTATTCTTGCTGCTTAACACTGGTACTACACCGAAGTGGTCTGATAATGGCTTGCTTACCACTGTGTGCTACCAGATCGAAGGGCAAAAACCAGTGTATGCTCTCGAAGGTTCTGTTTCTATGGGTGGTTCTCTGGTGCAGTGGCTGCGTGACAACTTGCAGCTCATTCCTAACTCAGCTGCGGTAGAGAACTTGGCAAGGTCAGTAGAAGACAATGGTGGTGTGTATATTGTTCCCGCGTTCTCTGGACTTTTTGCCCCATATTGGCGCCCAGACGCTCGCGGTGTAATCGTTGGTCTTACTCGCTTTGCTAATCGCAATCACATTGCACGCGCAGTGCTCGAAGCAACCGCATACCAAACCCGTGATGTCGCCGATGCGATGGTTGCAGACTCTGGTGTTGCTATCACTGACCTGCGCGTCGACGGTGGCATGACCTATAACGAGCTGCTGATGCAATTCCAGGCTGATGTCTTGGGCGTGAACGTGCACCGACCAAAGAACGTGGAGACTACTGCCACAGGTGCCGCTTTTGCTGCTGGTCTTGCCGCTGGTTTCTGGGAGAATCTCGAGGTGCTTGGTTCCCAAAAGGGCGAACCGACAATCTGGAAACCAAAGATGGAAAAAGAAAAGGTAGAAGAACTCTACCGTGAGTGGAAACGTGCGATAAAGCGCTCCTTAGACTGGGAAGACACTGTAGAAGACGATGTAATCTGA
- a CDS encoding MIP/aquaporin family protein, giving the protein MSGASLMMWEFFGTAILLLLGNGVCALNTLRTSAAKNSDWIVIALGWGMAVFVGASIADASGAHLNPAVTLMLAVKGSLAWSLVPWYVVGQLAGAFVGAIAAWAAFKQLFDANNYDEHGKETGANKDTGGIFFTAPAHPHNGWNVVTEFIGTFVLLSFIAFGPSGGEIGGLKYVAVAFAVVGIGLSLGSPTGYAINPVRDFGPRLAYAFVLPIKGKGSANWGYAWVPIVGPLLAAVATGLLALVAL; this is encoded by the coding sequence ATGTCCGGTGCATCATTGATGATGTGGGAGTTTTTTGGAACAGCAATACTGCTCTTGCTTGGCAATGGCGTATGTGCATTAAATACTTTGCGCACCTCTGCAGCCAAAAACTCTGACTGGATCGTCATCGCTTTGGGGTGGGGCATGGCAGTGTTTGTGGGTGCAAGCATTGCCGACGCGTCTGGAGCGCACCTCAACCCAGCAGTAACGCTCATGCTCGCCGTGAAAGGCAGCTTAGCGTGGTCTTTAGTGCCTTGGTATGTTGTTGGACAACTAGCTGGGGCTTTTGTCGGGGCGATTGCGGCATGGGCTGCATTTAAGCAGCTTTTCGACGCGAATAACTACGATGAGCACGGCAAAGAAACGGGCGCAAACAAAGATACCGGCGGTATCTTCTTCACTGCACCGGCACACCCACACAATGGTTGGAATGTGGTTACCGAGTTTATTGGTACATTTGTACTTCTGTCTTTTATTGCATTTGGTCCAAGTGGCGGGGAAATCGGTGGACTCAAATATGTAGCTGTGGCATTCGCAGTGGTCGGAATTGGTTTGTCCCTTGGTTCTCCTACAGGCTATGCCATCAACCCAGTGCGTGACTTTGGTCCACGCCTAGCCTATGCCTTTGTCCTGCCTATCAAAGGAAAAGGTAGCGCGAACTGGGGATACGCATGGGTTCCTATCGTTGGTCCCTTGCTTGCTGCCGTGGCAACAGGATTGCTTGCGCTTGTTGCTCTTTAA
- a CDS encoding glycerol-3-phosphate dehydrogenase/oxidase gives MASTSTQQFNPDYFAQAWQKFSEEEYDVVIIGGGSVGAGAAVDAATRGLKTAVIEARDFAAGTSSRSSKMFHGGLRYLAMLDFRLVAESLHERELNMSTLAPHLVKPLRFIFPLTHRIWERVMMFGGFTLYDFMGGAKSVPMQKHLSRKGVLNIAPGLKNDAIVGGVRYYDTLVDDARHTMTVLRTAAEYGATVRTSTQLVDFVKEGNRVVAATLRDSDTGEQTTIKGKVFINATGVWNDEIEKLAGAQGKFSVHASKGVHIVVPKAKLDAEAALCFVTEKSVLFVIPWGEYWIIGTTDTDWERHLSKPDPAPTRADIDYILDQVNQRVANPITHQDIVGVYSGLRPLLSGKSDSTSNLSRNHAVAKVLPGLVSVAGGKYTTYRVIGKDAVDLAAQELSSAVSESITHRTPILGADGYHALANQVPALARRYGITEKTVQHLLNRYGSLIAEVLAPAQEDSSLLEPVTAAQGYIWAEVRYAVTHEGALHLEDILNRRLRVAMEYGHRGVDSAEDVAKFVAPLLGWDDTHIAAELKNFRARVAAELEAEQALTDEEANGIVTAAADTRAEITEL, from the coding sequence ATGGCATCGACAAGCACACAGCAGTTTAACCCTGATTATTTTGCGCAGGCATGGCAAAAGTTTAGTGAAGAAGAATACGACGTAGTCATCATTGGCGGTGGCTCCGTGGGAGCAGGTGCGGCAGTAGACGCTGCAACACGTGGTCTTAAAACTGCCGTGATTGAAGCGCGTGATTTTGCCGCCGGCACCTCATCACGATCTTCTAAAATGTTCCACGGTGGACTGCGCTATCTCGCAATGCTTGACTTCCGTCTTGTTGCCGAATCACTCCATGAGCGTGAGCTCAATATGTCTACCCTGGCACCGCATTTGGTGAAGCCATTACGCTTTATCTTCCCGCTGACGCATCGCATTTGGGAACGCGTGATGATGTTTGGTGGCTTTACCTTGTACGACTTCATGGGTGGCGCGAAATCAGTACCGATGCAAAAGCACCTGAGTCGTAAGGGTGTGCTCAACATTGCACCGGGGCTCAAAAATGATGCCATCGTCGGTGGGGTGCGCTACTATGACACTCTCGTTGACGACGCTCGTCATACCATGACAGTGCTGAGAACTGCCGCGGAGTATGGGGCAACAGTGCGCACCTCGACGCAGCTAGTAGATTTTGTGAAAGAAGGCAACCGAGTAGTTGCTGCTACTTTGCGAGACAGCGACACAGGCGAACAGACCACAATCAAAGGCAAGGTCTTTATCAATGCCACCGGAGTGTGGAATGACGAAATAGAAAAACTTGCAGGTGCACAAGGTAAGTTTTCTGTTCATGCCTCTAAAGGTGTGCATATTGTGGTTCCGAAAGCAAAACTTGATGCCGAGGCAGCATTGTGTTTTGTTACTGAAAAATCAGTACTTTTTGTTATTCCGTGGGGTGAGTATTGGATTATCGGTACTACTGATACCGATTGGGAAAGACATCTATCCAAACCTGATCCAGCTCCTACCCGTGCTGACATTGATTACATCCTTGACCAGGTTAATCAGCGCGTCGCAAACCCAATTACTCATCAAGATATTGTGGGCGTGTACTCAGGTTTGCGTCCTTTGCTCAGTGGAAAATCTGATTCCACGTCGAATCTTTCTCGCAATCATGCTGTGGCAAAGGTGTTGCCTGGTTTAGTGTCGGTAGCAGGTGGCAAGTACACCACATATCGAGTTATCGGCAAAGACGCTGTGGATTTAGCTGCACAAGAATTATCTTCTGCTGTTTCTGAATCCATCACTCATCGCACCCCTATTTTGGGTGCTGATGGTTATCATGCTTTGGCTAATCAAGTGCCAGCGTTGGCGCGGCGCTATGGCATTACCGAAAAAACTGTGCAGCACCTACTCAATCGCTATGGCTCTCTTATTGCGGAAGTGCTGGCACCAGCCCAAGAAGATTCCTCTTTGCTTGAACCAGTAACAGCAGCACAGGGCTATATATGGGCTGAGGTTCGCTATGCAGTTACCCATGAAGGGGCATTGCATTTAGAGGATATTCTGAATCGTCGATTGCGCGTGGCAATGGAATATGGCCATCGTGGTGTCGATAGTGCTGAAGACGTAGCGAAGTTCGTCGCCCCGCTATTGGGTTGGGATGACACACACATTGCAGCTGAGCTTAAAAACTTCCGTGCGCGTGTTGCGGCTGAATTAGAAGCAGAACAAGCCCTCACCGACGAGGAAGCAAATGGCATTGTCACAGCTGCGGCTGATACCAGAGCGGAAATAACTGAGCTCTAG
- the dcuC gene encoding C4-dicarboxylate transporter DcuC, with translation MVYLIIAALAVAAVIYLIVRKVNAAASIFAVGVIVLMLAALLGKAQPTTEIESSGNAFYDQLLVVEALFKARFSGIGMAIMVLFGFVSYMSHIGADTKAVVMLSKPLQRFNGSYWLVPLGYFIGTLLSMVIASTSALSLLLVATLMPALIAAGLTPLTVAAIVVTSSTIVPTPLEAGLIQGASLADMPISTFVYGFVARSTVPTIIITAFVHMWWQRRCDRKEKAGASAGALAHDVTTAAALEKAQKLPAYYAVLPLLPLVLIVVSALLKNMGILSFEAEILPVTVLSLFIALLIEVIRHRNIAHSVDSLKSFFSGMGEGAAGVVALLVAAAVLIEGITQLGIISMLIDATEHTSGAAIIVVLIFVAATAVMASLTGSGTAPYFAFAEVVPKISQQMGIYPAQMLTAIWGTSNLMRQVSPVNAAVLIVCAAIKVDPIRLVKRTSVPMIVATIVNVLLSFLLISA, from the coding sequence ATGGTGTATCTCATTATTGCCGCGCTGGCAGTAGCCGCAGTGATATATCTAATCGTGCGAAAAGTCAATGCGGCGGCATCAATTTTTGCCGTTGGTGTGATCGTGCTTATGCTTGCAGCACTGTTGGGCAAAGCGCAACCCACTACAGAGATAGAGTCTTCAGGAAATGCTTTCTACGATCAGCTTTTGGTAGTAGAAGCCCTGTTTAAGGCGCGTTTTTCTGGAATTGGCATGGCGATTATGGTGCTCTTTGGCTTTGTGTCCTATATGAGCCATATCGGTGCTGACACTAAAGCCGTGGTGATGCTTTCTAAGCCATTACAGCGTTTTAATGGTTCGTATTGGTTGGTGCCATTGGGCTATTTCATTGGCACGTTATTGTCAATGGTGATCGCGTCTACCTCTGCGCTTTCTTTGCTTTTGGTCGCCACTCTCATGCCGGCACTTATTGCTGCTGGTTTGACCCCGTTGACTGTGGCCGCCATTGTGGTTACGTCGTCGACGATTGTGCCTACTCCTTTGGAGGCGGGACTTATTCAAGGTGCTTCTTTGGCTGATATGCCTATTTCTACCTTTGTGTATGGTTTTGTTGCCAGGTCTACTGTGCCTACCATCATTATTACTGCTTTTGTGCATATGTGGTGGCAGCGACGTTGCGATAGGAAAGAAAAAGCAGGTGCTAGTGCAGGAGCCTTGGCTCATGATGTCACTACTGCGGCGGCATTGGAGAAAGCTCAAAAACTACCTGCGTATTACGCTGTTTTGCCGCTGTTGCCTTTGGTGCTTATTGTGGTGTCTGCATTGCTTAAGAATATGGGTATTTTGTCTTTTGAGGCGGAAATTTTGCCGGTGACAGTGCTTTCTTTGTTCATTGCATTGCTTATCGAGGTGATTCGTCATCGCAATATCGCGCATAGTGTTGATTCGCTCAAGTCGTTCTTCAGTGGCATGGGTGAGGGTGCTGCTGGCGTGGTGGCATTGTTGGTTGCTGCTGCGGTATTGATCGAGGGTATTACCCAGTTGGGTATTATTTCTATGCTTATCGACGCCACGGAACATACTTCTGGTGCCGCAATAATAGTGGTACTGATTTTTGTGGCTGCGACTGCTGTGATGGCATCTCTGACTGGCTCAGGCACCGCACCATACTTTGCTTTTGCTGAGGTCGTCCCCAAGATTTCTCAGCAAATGGGCATTTATCCTGCGCAAATGCTTACTGCCATCTGGGGTACTTCTAATCTTATGCGTCAGGTATCTCCGGTAAATGCAGCAGTGCTTATTGTGTGTGCTGCGATTAAAGTGGATCCGATTCGCTTAGTGAAACGCACATCGGTGCCGATGATTGTGGCGACCATTGTCAATGTGCTGCTGAGTTTCCTATTGATTAGCGCGTAG
- a CDS encoding 1-acyl-sn-glycerol-3-phosphate acyltransferase, with protein sequence MRESKTIYRGITEIIRGITKLQDIKLHLIGEQHIPESGGAVLAINHTGYLDFIFGGFLPRTKGRVVHYLTKASIFQKPIIGSLMQIMGHIPVDRIDGSSSFDKAVAKAKAGDLVGIFPEGTISRSFEIRSLRTGAVRIAHEAGVPVIVQIIFGSQRIWTKGHKRNMGRSHIPIMVKACPPFYPTGDVEADNAQLHQIMSDALAEVWQQYQEECGDFPAGAYWVPARLGGGAPSLEEMEQRDQAVEEERHRVRRLSEDLTRLRSKVEEATRAIFAETAEQKSRLAASSQMTWLKENLDAVLSETSRGLHEGKGRVTASVQQLRAEIASMYASLAHTSREIYEGSALEEALVNVGAYSRLIVSSLPHRVKTEFSALPSALICDVEHTLCPTGEPVPQRTVAALTDIAERGTTLIFTSEQAPREDVRTLFPQSWYIAHNGALITHADNTDNAEVIGISAAHIEQVTALLEENKLLVSWSGVDGMILSGKVELDPVQHKDIVTKLAEMLCVTPYAKGVIVGAQGVDKASALSQVMTMAARQKQPCVAEDAVLFAGTQSDLVLMSQVGTCVALYGSAPSVVQRASSLTSARDDEGVANIVELILKNNQDTA encoded by the coding sequence ATGCGTGAGAGCAAAACAATATATCGCGGTATTACTGAGATAATTCGTGGTATTACTAAACTGCAAGACATCAAGTTGCATCTTATTGGTGAGCAGCATATTCCTGAGTCCGGCGGTGCAGTCCTTGCCATTAACCACACTGGCTATTTAGATTTTATCTTCGGTGGCTTTTTGCCCCGAACCAAAGGGCGCGTGGTGCATTATCTCACTAAAGCGTCCATTTTTCAGAAACCGATTATTGGCTCACTCATGCAGATCATGGGGCATATTCCCGTTGATCGCATTGATGGGTCATCTTCCTTTGATAAAGCAGTTGCCAAAGCAAAAGCAGGCGATTTAGTTGGCATTTTCCCAGAGGGAACGATCTCGCGTAGTTTTGAGATTCGGTCATTGCGCACCGGTGCAGTCAGAATTGCCCACGAGGCAGGGGTGCCTGTTATTGTCCAAATCATTTTTGGTTCGCAGCGGATATGGACAAAAGGGCATAAGCGTAATATGGGTCGTTCGCATATCCCAATCATGGTGAAAGCCTGCCCACCTTTTTATCCAACTGGCGACGTCGAGGCAGATAATGCACAACTGCACCAGATCATGAGTGATGCGTTAGCTGAAGTATGGCAGCAGTACCAAGAGGAATGTGGTGATTTCCCTGCTGGGGCATATTGGGTTCCTGCTCGTTTAGGCGGAGGCGCGCCCAGTCTGGAAGAAATGGAGCAAAGAGATCAAGCTGTTGAAGAAGAACGCCATCGTGTTCGTCGGTTGAGCGAAGACTTAACGCGCCTGCGCAGCAAGGTTGAGGAAGCAACGCGAGCGATTTTTGCTGAGACAGCAGAGCAGAAGTCGAGACTAGCTGCAAGTAGTCAAATGACCTGGCTCAAAGAGAACTTGGATGCGGTGTTGAGTGAAACCTCGCGAGGTTTGCATGAAGGCAAGGGGCGAGTTACTGCCAGCGTACAGCAGTTGCGGGCGGAAATTGCGAGTATGTATGCCTCTTTAGCACATACCAGTAGAGAAATTTATGAGGGGTCAGCGCTTGAAGAAGCCTTGGTTAATGTGGGGGCATATTCGCGGCTTATCGTGTCTTCTTTGCCACACCGGGTAAAAACGGAGTTTTCTGCTCTTCCTTCGGCACTTATTTGCGACGTAGAGCATACTCTTTGTCCTACTGGGGAGCCAGTGCCACAACGTACCGTTGCGGCACTAACCGATATTGCCGAGCGGGGCACCACGCTCATTTTCACGAGTGAACAAGCGCCTCGGGAAGATGTGCGTACGCTGTTCCCACAGAGTTGGTATATTGCACACAATGGTGCCTTGATTACTCATGCTGATAATACTGATAATGCTGAGGTCATTGGTATTTCTGCCGCGCATATTGAGCAAGTGACTGCGCTATTAGAAGAAAATAAATTACTGGTTTCCTGGTCTGGCGTCGATGGCATGATCCTCAGTGGCAAGGTTGAGCTTGACCCAGTACAACACAAAGATATTGTGACCAAGCTCGCGGAAATGCTGTGCGTTACCCCCTATGCAAAAGGCGTAATTGTGGGTGCGCAGGGCGTCGATAAGGCGAGTGCCTTATCGCAAGTTATGACTATGGCTGCGCGTCAGAAACAGCCATGTGTTGCAGAGGATGCAGTGCTTTTTGCTGGTACGCAGAGTGATCTGGTGCTCATGTCACAGGTCGGAACGTGTGTTGCGCTCTATGGCAGCGCCCCAAGCGTGGTGCAGCGCGCGTCATCTTTGACGAGTGCGCGTGATGACGAAGGCGTTGCCAATATCGTGGAGTTAATTCTGAAGAATAACCAGGATACTGCTTAA